A single region of the Bacteroides luhongzhouii genome encodes:
- a CDS encoding TonB-dependent receptor, with protein sequence MKNNLWCGRIVHRKTHSTQILRIMRLTVFFLLFIIFETYALDGYSQNQKVTMNKGSATFAEIIRQIEKQTDYLFIYNEHEIALDKQIAVSTRETTVAEILNRVLQGTGFSYTMEGNHIILVKSMEKMKNVTLGRKITGTVKDDLGEAIVGCNVAVKGEKIGAITDMDGRYTIEVPDNSILVFSFLGYKSVESPVKNNSVINITMQEDSRSLEEVVVVGYGTQKKVNLTGAVSVVEGDQLAGRSASTMSQLLQGAVPNMTVSFSSGRAGDGGSFNIRGVNSISGSAKPLVLIDGVEGDVNRVNPNDVASVSVLKDASSAAIYGARAAYGVILVTTKTGEKGKVTLNYNGRYSFSDVTTSTDYETRGYYAAGISDMFFSTWQGTPLLTYTEKDYHELWIRRNDKTEQPERPWVVTENGQYKYYGNFDWYNYLYDHKRPTHEHNVSISGGSEHLKFRLSGGYYNQKGVLKIQPDKYERYNFKSRLEAKVTPWLSVSNNTSYFKSNYSYPGLGGVNTIFKNASYRALPILVPVHPDGTLVYETNIMNYTLAGTTVALSNKKHNNKDEIDEFMTTFEVVINPVKHVEIIGNYTYSKYDKKCTNRSVDMQYSKVPGVTITMPESTSGGNKLTVLNTKNLYYAYNAYGTYGNLFAGSHNVKLTGGINYETKSYEDLTVSKDGLLSDELNDFNLAKGENTVVTGGKNKYALFGVFYRANYDYKGRYLFEASGRYDGSSRFKKGHRYGFFPSFSAGWRISEEPFYGALKNTVDNLKLRLSYGTLGNQQVGYYDYLQQIETGKVLNYSFGDKEKASYAYETAPNASDLTWETVVTKNIGLDIGIFNNRLNVSADAYIRDTKDMLMPGKALPSVYGAKSPNMNAADLRTKGWELVVAWNDRFNVMDKPFNYGVSFGIGDNVSKITKYDNPNKEISSPYVGQRLGDIWGYMVDGYFATDEEAANYGVDQSVVNYIINNAVVDRGLHAGDMKYLDLDGNNKIEQTVSANDIKDQRIIGNSLPRYTYSIRLNAEWNGIDFSVFFQGVGKQDWYPSSDAFAFWGPYSSPAPSFIPKDFLADVWSVDNPDAYFPRPRGYIAWTDGRSLSSVNNRYLQSLAYCRLKNLTVGYTLPVKWLSKIHVQKARLYFSGENLLTLDRLDTDYIDPEAAAAGTNWKTGKTNALSYPFSKTYSFGIDITF encoded by the coding sequence ATGAAAAATAATCTTTGGTGTGGACGTATTGTCCATAGAAAAACACACTCTACTCAAATTTTAAGAATTATGAGGTTAACTGTCTTTTTCCTGTTATTCATTATTTTTGAGACGTATGCCCTGGATGGCTATTCTCAGAATCAAAAAGTTACGATGAATAAAGGATCCGCAACATTCGCCGAAATCATCAGGCAGATTGAAAAACAAACAGACTATTTGTTTATCTATAATGAACACGAGATTGCTTTGGACAAACAAATAGCAGTATCTACTCGGGAAACCACGGTTGCCGAAATTCTTAATAGAGTTTTGCAAGGAACAGGTTTCTCGTATACGATGGAAGGCAACCATATTATTCTGGTGAAAAGTATGGAGAAAATGAAAAACGTAACTCTCGGTCGGAAGATAACAGGAACTGTGAAAGATGATTTGGGAGAGGCTATTGTCGGTTGTAATGTAGCTGTTAAAGGTGAGAAAATAGGAGCCATCACCGATATGGATGGAAGATATACTATCGAGGTTCCGGACAATAGTATATTGGTTTTCTCATTTTTAGGTTATAAGAGCGTTGAATCTCCAGTCAAGAATAATTCGGTTATCAATATAACCATGCAAGAAGACTCCAGATCTTTGGAAGAAGTGGTGGTTGTAGGTTATGGAACACAGAAGAAAGTCAATTTGACAGGTGCCGTGTCTGTGGTTGAGGGGGATCAATTGGCAGGGCGTTCTGCTTCGACTATGTCTCAATTACTGCAAGGAGCAGTTCCTAACATGACTGTCTCTTTTTCTTCCGGTCGTGCAGGAGATGGAGGTTCGTTTAATATCAGAGGTGTGAATTCCATTAGTGGTTCTGCCAAACCGTTGGTCCTTATTGATGGAGTGGAGGGAGATGTGAATCGTGTCAATCCGAATGATGTCGCCTCTGTTTCGGTCTTAAAAGATGCGTCGTCTGCGGCAATTTATGGAGCACGTGCCGCCTATGGAGTTATTCTGGTAACTACAAAAACGGGAGAAAAAGGCAAAGTCACTCTTAATTATAACGGACGATATAGCTTTAGTGATGTAACTACGTCGACAGATTATGAAACCCGTGGATATTATGCGGCCGGTATTAGTGATATGTTTTTCTCTACCTGGCAAGGGACACCATTGCTCACATATACGGAAAAGGATTATCATGAGTTGTGGATCAGGAGAAATGATAAGACGGAACAACCCGAACGGCCCTGGGTAGTAACTGAAAACGGACAGTATAAATACTATGGGAATTTTGATTGGTATAATTATTTATATGACCATAAACGTCCGACGCATGAACATAATGTAAGCATTTCCGGTGGAAGTGAACATTTGAAGTTCAGGCTTTCCGGAGGATATTATAATCAGAAAGGAGTTCTTAAAATACAACCGGACAAGTATGAACGCTATAACTTCAAATCAAGGCTGGAAGCCAAAGTGACTCCATGGTTATCCGTCAGTAATAATACCTCTTATTTCAAATCGAATTACTCCTATCCGGGACTTGGTGGAGTGAATACAATATTTAAGAATGCAAGCTATCGTGCCTTGCCTATATTAGTGCCTGTACATCCTGACGGTACACTGGTGTATGAAACTAATATAATGAACTATACTTTGGCGGGTACCACCGTTGCATTATCTAATAAGAAACATAATAATAAAGATGAGATAGACGAGTTTATGACCACATTTGAAGTCGTTATAAATCCGGTAAAACATGTTGAAATCATAGGGAATTACACATATTCGAAATATGACAAGAAATGTACCAATAGAAGTGTAGACATGCAATACTCCAAGGTACCGGGTGTTACGATTACCATGCCCGAGAGTACAAGCGGAGGGAATAAACTGACTGTGTTGAATACAAAAAATCTGTATTATGCATATAATGCTTACGGAACTTATGGTAACTTGTTTGCCGGCTCTCATAATGTGAAACTGACAGGCGGTATCAACTATGAGACAAAATCTTATGAAGATCTGACTGTGAGTAAAGATGGACTGTTATCTGATGAATTGAATGACTTTAATCTGGCTAAGGGAGAAAATACAGTAGTCACCGGAGGAAAGAATAAATATGCTTTATTTGGCGTCTTTTATAGGGCAAACTATGATTATAAAGGAAGATACCTGTTTGAGGCGAGCGGAAGATACGATGGCAGTTCCCGGTTTAAAAAAGGCCATCGGTACGGCTTCTTCCCATCGTTCTCCGCCGGATGGCGCATTAGCGAAGAGCCTTTTTATGGAGCATTGAAAAATACAGTAGATAACCTAAAGTTACGACTGTCTTATGGAACTTTGGGCAATCAGCAAGTTGGTTATTATGATTATCTGCAGCAAATAGAAACAGGAAAAGTTCTTAATTATTCGTTTGGTGATAAAGAAAAAGCCTCGTATGCCTATGAAACCGCTCCTAATGCTTCCGACTTGACATGGGAAACCGTAGTTACTAAAAATATTGGTCTTGATATCGGTATCTTCAATAATAGATTGAATGTTTCGGCAGATGCTTATATAAGGGATACAAAAGACATGCTAATGCCCGGCAAAGCATTACCGTCTGTCTATGGCGCAAAATCTCCTAATATGAATGCTGCTGACTTAAGGACCAAAGGTTGGGAATTGGTCGTTGCCTGGAATGACCGTTTTAATGTAATGGACAAACCTTTTAACTATGGTGTTTCGTTTGGAATCGGGGATAATGTCTCCAAGATTACGAAATATGATAACCCTAATAAAGAAATCAGCTCTCCTTATGTCGGTCAGAGACTGGGAGATATATGGGGGTATATGGTTGATGGCTATTTTGCGACAGATGAAGAGGCAGCTAATTATGGAGTAGACCAGAGTGTCGTAAACTATATCATCAATAATGCCGTTGTCGATAGAGGACTGCATGCTGGAGACATGAAATATCTCGATCTTGATGGCAATAATAAGATCGAACAAACTGTCAGTGCTAATGATATTAAGGACCAACGGATTATAGGTAATTCTCTTCCGCGCTATACGTATAGTATCAGACTTAATGCAGAATGGAATGGCATTGACTTTTCCGTGTTCTTTCAGGGAGTGGGGAAACAAGACTGGTACCCATCCAGTGATGCATTTGCCTTTTGGGGACCGTATAGTTCACCAGCACCAAGTTTCATTCCGAAGGATTTTCTGGCAGACGTATGGAGCGTAGACAATCCTGATGCTTATTTCCCCCGCCCCAGAGGATATATCGCATGGACTGATGGCCGTTCCTTGTCATCGGTTAATAACAGATACTTGCAAAGTCTTGCCTATTGCCGACTGAAAAACCTGACCGTAGGATATACGTTACCTGTTAAATGGTTATCAAAGATACATGTACAGAAAGCCCGTCTCTATTTCAGTGGTGAGAATCTGCTCACATTAGACAGGCTGGATACGGATTATATTGATCCGGAAGCGGCTGCTGCCGGAACAAATTGGAAAACAGGTAAGACTAATGCACTCTCTTATCCGTTCTCAAAGACTTATTCTTTTGGTATTGATATTACATTCTGA
- a CDS encoding RagB/SusD family nutrient uptake outer membrane protein, whose protein sequence is MKTKFCIIFMWLFTILFISCDKLDLYPEDSLSPTTYFKNENELQLYSNQFYYNILPTAADIYKDNADVLIVSPLDDEVTGQRIIPSTGGGWNWEALRSLNFLLENSHNCEDQDVRNKYDAITRFFRAYFYFKKVQRFGDVPWYDKVLDSSDAELLYKPRDSREFVMQKIIEDLDFAITTLSKDKELYRVSKWAALALKSRVCLFEGTFRKYHGIADCEKYLDACITASDDFMKNSGYSLYKTGSTPYQTLFSSLNAIQQEIVLARDYNGTLNIRHDVQGFENTASKGRPGLSKKIVNMYLNKNGSRFTDMQGYATKVFFDECQNRDPRLAQTIRTPGYIRPGETKQSGPNFSSAMTGYHLIKYSGATKYDVGDTSENDFPIFRTAEVFLNYVEAKAERGTLEQNDIDRTIKLIRDRVGMPNLNMSDANTDPDPYLLNVYPNVSETNKGVILEIRRERVIELLMEGFRYYDLMRWKAGSCMDDEFLGMYFPGPGNYDLNHDGTIDVCLYKGAKPGGVNALEYLEIGVTVELTEGESGNVICYKDVPRQWNEERDYLYPIPRQDRILTNGALTQNPGWNDNLNF, encoded by the coding sequence ATGAAAACCAAGTTTTGTATCATATTTATGTGGTTGTTTACCATTCTTTTTATATCGTGTGATAAACTGGACCTTTATCCTGAAGACAGTTTGTCTCCAACCACCTATTTCAAGAATGAAAACGAACTTCAACTGTATAGTAATCAGTTTTACTATAATATACTGCCTACGGCAGCAGATATTTATAAAGATAATGCAGATGTATTGATTGTTTCTCCGTTGGATGATGAGGTAACTGGGCAACGGATCATTCCATCGACGGGTGGAGGATGGAATTGGGAGGCATTGAGAAGTCTTAATTTCTTGTTAGAGAATTCTCATAATTGTGAAGATCAAGATGTACGTAATAAGTACGATGCAATCACCCGTTTTTTCAGGGCTTATTTTTACTTTAAGAAAGTACAGCGATTTGGAGATGTCCCCTGGTATGATAAAGTACTGGATTCGTCTGATGCTGAACTGTTGTATAAACCCCGGGATTCCAGAGAGTTTGTGATGCAGAAAATCATTGAAGATTTGGATTTTGCTATTACTACTTTATCCAAAGATAAAGAACTTTACAGAGTCAGTAAATGGGCTGCATTGGCACTGAAGTCAAGAGTTTGTTTGTTTGAAGGCACTTTCCGTAAGTATCATGGGATAGCAGACTGCGAAAAATATTTGGATGCGTGTATTACTGCTTCCGATGACTTTATGAAGAATAGTGGATATAGCTTGTATAAAACAGGCAGTACTCCTTATCAGACTCTTTTTTCTTCCTTGAATGCCATTCAGCAGGAAATTGTTTTGGCTAGAGACTATAATGGGACACTGAATATCCGTCACGACGTGCAAGGTTTTGAAAATACAGCTTCGAAAGGCAGACCCGGATTATCGAAAAAGATTGTAAATATGTATTTGAATAAGAACGGTTCCCGTTTTACGGACATGCAAGGATATGCCACTAAGGTATTCTTTGATGAATGTCAGAACAGAGATCCTCGTTTGGCACAGACCATCCGTACTCCCGGATATATACGTCCGGGAGAAACGAAACAGTCGGGTCCTAATTTCTCTTCGGCAATGACTGGGTATCATTTAATTAAATATTCGGGTGCCACCAAATATGATGTAGGTGACACGTCTGAAAATGATTTTCCTATTTTCAGGACGGCGGAGGTTTTTTTGAATTATGTGGAAGCCAAAGCGGAAAGGGGAACGTTGGAACAGAATGATATTGACAGGACGATTAAATTAATAAGGGATAGGGTAGGAATGCCGAACCTGAATATGAGTGACGCTAATACGGACCCCGATCCTTATCTGCTGAATGTCTATCCTAATGTCTCTGAAACGAATAAAGGAGTCATACTGGAAATCCGTCGTGAAAGAGTCATAGAATTGTTAATGGAAGGCTTCCGTTATTATGATTTAATGCGTTGGAAAGCGGGGAGTTGTATGGATGATGAGTTTTTGGGAATGTATTTCCCCGGTCCGGGTAATTATGACCTGAATCATGACGGGACTATTGATGTCTGTCTGTATAAAGGAGCAAAGCCTGGTGGTGTCAATGCGCTTGAATATCTGGAGATTGGAGTTACGGTAGAACTGACAGAAGGAGAATCCGGGAATGTGATTTGCTATAAAGATGTTCCTCGCCAGTGGAATGAAGAACGGGACTATTTATACCCGATTCCAAGGCAGGACCGTATTTTGACAAATGGAGCTCTGACACAGAATCCGGGATGGAATGATAATTTAAACTTTTAA